In a single window of the Dreissena polymorpha isolate Duluth1 chromosome 3, UMN_Dpol_1.0, whole genome shotgun sequence genome:
- the LOC127872826 gene encoding uncharacterized protein LOC127872826 — MAIYMPPLCRRKKVLDRYNPDSFRVISQFAEEGHTKHEEEGNYPSEWRKKWLENQGLALPNIYNRRTEVFPHTVPDFRANRPHPGSCGFLRHNVRLLNEPICSVYTEISSDDNQHWWPSRVSNEPLCVPPRTHDTIYRADFLETTQDRKDFGSSRHTANPNKEPALGTVPVNFLRPKDGNQRLFKEKISYEHQYNSRIDLNYPIRGKRQGSFVWDPMSAEASNKFINHYKVITAEEGIRQQEIREAEKMADEVTKLLEKSKVNEISTVAETACIQKVPEPTTTLSSEPAVCKPENHAPEEKKGSPVHSAKITQANSEQVSPKHPSSGKKPTSKPNSPKKVASRKNSASVQFQGNCDQPIEAPVGTKNSSDEPENPEE; from the exons ATGGCGATATACATGCCTCCTCTGTGTAGAAGAAAGAAGGTTCTTGACAGATAcaa CCCAGACAGTTTTAGAGTAATCAGTCAGTTTGCAGAGGAAGGCCACACAAAACATGAGGAAGAAGGAAATTACCCGTCAGAATGGAGAAAAAAATGGCTTGAAAATCAAGGACTTGCTCTACCAAATATTTACAACAGAAGAACAGAGGTTTTTCCTCACACAGTTCCTGATTTTAGGGCAAACAGGCCTCACCCTGGGTCTTGTGGGTTTTTGCGTCATAATGTCAGACTTTTGAATGAGCCAATATGCAGTGTGTACACTGAAATTTCCAGTGACGATAACCAACACTGGTGGCCCTCAAGAGTATCAAACGAGCCTCTCTGTGTTCCGCCACGCACCCATGACACCATATACAGGGCTGATTTCTTGGAGACCACCCAGGATAGAAAAGATTTTGGATCATCACGACACACTGCCAATCCAAATAAGGAACCTGCTTTAGGAACAG TTCCTGTAAATTTCTTGCGTCCTAAAGATGGTAACCAGAGACTATTCAAGGAGAAAATATCGTATGAACACCAGTACAACAGCAGAATAGATCTGAACTACCCGATCAGGGGAAAG CGGCAAGGCTCTTTCGTGTGGGACCCCATGTCTGCTGAGGCCTCAAATAAGTTCATCAATCACTACAAGGTGATCACAGCAGAGGAAGGCATCCGCCAACAGGAGATTAGAGAGGCTGAGAAGATGGCTGATGAGGTTACCAAACTGCTGGAAAAATCCAAAGTCAATGAAATTTCAACAGTTGCTGAAACAGCCTGTATTCAAAAAGTTCCAGAACCAACCACAACACTCTCAAGTGAACCTGCGGTCTGTAAGCCAGAAAATCATGCACCGGAGGAAAAAAAAGGATCGCCTGTTCATTCAGCCAAAATCACACAAGCCAATTCTGAACAAGTTTCTCCAAAACATCCATCATCTGGAAAGAAACCAACCTCTAAGCCTAACTCCCCGAAAAAAGTGGCATCAAGGAAGAATTCTGCATCTGTTCAGTTTCAGGGTAATTGTGATCAACCAATTGAAGCACCTGTTGGCACAAAGAATAGCAGTGATGAACCAGAGAACCCCGAAGAGTAA